The Chionomys nivalis chromosome 10, mChiNiv1.1, whole genome shotgun sequence genome segment CAGAGCAGAAGCAGCACAGCTCTGAAGACAATGAGGGGATACTGGTGCCTTCTCCCAGGGAACTATGGGTGAGAGCAGTGTGCTAACTGCCCCATCCCCACCACCTGCCACTGCTTCTCTACACCACTTCTGAAGCCCTAGAGCCTGCAAGCAGGAATGATTATATGGCGCTCAGGACGGAAGTAGGGAAGCAGGGTGGGGTCAAGGAGCAGATGTAAACAAAGCTGTGGGGGAGAAGGGCTATATTAGGGTTCATTAGAGGAACAGTTTAgagaatgagtgtgtgtataaaggGGTttagttttgaaacagggtttctttgtgtagccctggctttcctgaaactagttgtgtagaccagctggcttcaagctcaagagatccacctgcctctgcctcccagcattaAAGCTGTGCAACACTCCCCACCCCGACTGGCTTAAAGGGAATTTATTAGAGTGGTTTACAGGCTGTAGTCCAGGTAGTCCAACAATTGGCTATCTACCAACAGAAGATCCGAGAATCCAGTAGCTGTTTAGGCCACAAGACTGACTATATCTCTTCAGATATACCAGAATCCTGAAGTAGGCTCTGATGTCAATGAAGTACTTGCCAGTGTAAGCAAGCAGGCAAAATGAGcaagctttctttcttctgtcctttatataggctgccagcagctgtggcccagattaaaagtagattttcccacctcaaaagTTCTGGGTgagaagtgggtcttcccacttcaaatgatttaattaagaaaaaaaatactggggctggagagatggctcagatgttaagagcacaggttgcttttccagaggtcctgaattcgattctcagcaaccacaccatggctcacatctataatgagatctggtgccctctggtgtgcaggcagaacagtatacataataaattttggaaaaacaaaagaactgggtggtggtggtgcacacctttaatcccagcacttgggatgcagagacagatctcagtgagttcgaggccagcctggtctatagagttagtggtaggactggctccaaagctacacagaaaaatcctgtctggacctcccccccaaccccccaaaaaaaaacacaaagaaaaaaaaaatctcaccaggtggtggtggcggcacacatctttaatcctagcactcaggaggcagaggcaggtggatctcttgagtttctAAGGCCAGCAGCCTggtggtcttcagagcaagttccaggacaggctccaaagttacacggagaaactgtctcaaaaacaaaaatactgaaCACCTCATGTATACACAGCTACTTGGTTTTTAGTAGACTgggtgtagtcaagttgacaaccaagaatagccttCACAAAGGCCGAAGACAATATTAGTCAGTCCCAGCTTGAGGCTGAGTGGACTTATGTGCACCCCTATCCTGTGTCAGTCATAGCCACTGTTCTGCAGAGGCAATTCTCGGTAGAATGTAGCTTGAAGCTGAAGCAATGTTCACAGCAGACTCCTGCacgttcgttctctctctctctctctctctctatatatatatatatatatatatatatatatatatataaaaataaattaaggggctggagagatggcccagtggttgagaacactggctgctcttccagaggacccgggttcaattcccagcaaccacatggcagctcacacctgtctgtaactccagttccagactgTCAAGCACatgttaaatgctttttaaaaaaattgagacaggatcaatgtagaccatgctggccttgaactcatcagcatgtcaccatgcctgaaatttttcctgtcttttaaagaatttcattgtggggggatggagggatggcacagtggttaagagtactcactgcttgctcttccaaaggtcccgagttcaattcccagcaaccatatgctggctcacaaccatctgtaataagatgtggtgctctcttctggcttgcagacataaTACTGAGAAtagtatatacataataaataaatctaaaaaaaaaaaaaaaattcactgggtaatagccctggctgccctgtagACCAGTCGGGTCCCAATCTCAAGAAATCTGTTtctgccaagtgttgggattaaaggcatccatcatacctaactgaaataaaaaaaaaaaattgtatttgtgaATGAGTCCACGCACAGGAGTatagagggcatcaaatcccctggactAGTTATGGTGACTCAGGTCTGGGAACTGAAGTTTCATTTCTGAGAGAACTCAAAAtaaccttggctatcctggaatgcaccatatagatcaggctggtcgcctctgccaccacagctggccatggatttacttttaattttaggtATATGGGTATTTTACTACCTACATTTGTGTATGCACACCACACCACTTCAGCTGAGCTTCAAGGGTTGCACATGGATTATGCATCAGATAGAGAACACTGGCCCTGTTGTGCGTTAGGCTTAAGGCCTAATATTTTGTTGGATAAGGGGGAAATAACAAGACACCTTACCAACTGGCATTGGACAAGCCCAGGCCCTATTACGTCCAGCCACAATGCACAGAAAAATAGGTTCTTACAGGAATTATTCTTGCTTGGGCCAAGAAAAAAGTCTAAACCTAAACCACTACCATGGGTTGGCATTAGCTCCAAGTTTAAGACTTCAAAGCAGATTATGATGCCAAAGGGGTAATGAGAACTCTGACTAATCATTTGCCTATGCTATTCCATCTCAGTGGAATTCTTACTAATACAGGAAGCTGATGAGGTAGCTGAGAGTCAGCTGCCAAGTCCAACTAGAGTTGGACCTCTGGGACTCACATGAACAGACTTCCATAACTCATACCCTGTTCTCTGTGTAATATGGCACGCATGCCCATGCAGAATCTGAGGGTGGGCATGGTTAACACATATACATGCCTGTCTTAATCTTAACACTTGGGAGGTCAAAGCAAAAAGAGATCAAGGTCAGTTTCAGTCCCCACACCCTAGGCCTTACTTAAGGAGTAAAATGTACAAGGAACCAATGGGgaagagtttgaggacaggctagAATTAATGGAGTTTGAATTCCCTAGTAAACATGGTattaaagatttttataaaatgatcAACCTGTTTTCACACATAGGGCTGACATACTCTCCACAGAATACAAGACTCAAatccagggctggagatatggctcagtggttaagagcattgcctgctcttccaaaggtcccgagttcaattcccggcaaccacatggtggctcacaaccatctgtaatgaggtctggtgccctcttctggcctgcaggcatacacacagacagaatattgtatacataataaataaataaatattaaaaaaaaagactcaaatccAAAGCATGCACTATAATACTGGATAGCTTTCAGtgctttttaaatcataaaaacaTGAATTAACTTTTTAGTATTAAAGCAGagacaaaatttaattttaacatcGTTTTAATCAAGTAATGTAGCTGTTTGAAACAGGAAACTTTCTTTAGGACACCTCAATAGAACAATGAACCCAGATTGTGTGAATTTGAATCCCACTGGTGTGGCACCTGACGGAACAGTGGCTGAAGCCCAAGATCCTTCCAAGTATTGAAGACCTGACTGTAACAGCCTGAGGCTCAATGTGCTGATCTACTTGACAATCTCAGAAATTGGTAACAAATGGATGGGAGGCCATGCAACAAAGAATCTGAAACCTAGGAGTGAGTTTGCAAATGCTTCTTCTTTGGTGTGACACTGCGCATTTCCTTGTTAGTATTCATTCCAGGTATATGGCTCCCATTCCATGCTCAGCAGACTCAAGGTTTTAATTTTACCAAATTATTTGTTATCACTTCAATGCAAAAATTTTACATACATTTATTACAGTTTTATAATCTGTGAGTTGGATGACACAAGGTAAAATCTAAACAATGTTATAAGCTAGTATGCCACACAAATTAACCACATGGGTTAGCTCCCAGAATGCACTTGTGGAAGTATATGCTAACTAGTTTTTAATGTTGAAGACAAGTATGCAAACACAATCAGGAACCCAGATGGAATTTACACCAGATAGCGGGTAAGAAATTCACTTGTGTGTAGTTCAAGGCTCTGAACAGGCCGGTCAGACCCTAGCAACTGTACCCACTCTCAGGTGCCCGGCTATATCAACATGAAGTAAAAAATATCCCAAGTCTTACACCAAAATACAGGCTCTGACTCAGAAGTATGATTTtaactttctctttaaataagACAATTTCGGGAGGGGGATCAAGCTTGAAACACAATAACACTTATTTTGGCAAGACAGCAACCAAAATCTAAAGTATAAGCTATTATATCCAAATTAAAAGGCATTGAAGAATAAGCCATAATATTGGGGGCAAGGGGAGAACACATCAAACACAAGATACAGTATGTCTAAACAtcttgaaattataatttaaggGTAAAAGCTGAAAAATTATGCTGTTTTAGCTAGAGATTAAGTGCACCTTTTCCTGTTTCTCCCAAATAGCATCAGAATTTACGATTTAATCACACCTCAAAGCTTTTCTCTCAGTACAAAGCAACCACTAAATAACACACAAAATACTTGTTAATTATTTCCCTGGCTCATTCAACGTGCAATGCACATGACTCCAAAGATTACAATTTGGGGTGAGTGTACACAAACTGAAAAACCACAACTCCAAATTTCAAAACTTGCTCTTAAAACCATAGGACACGCAGGTCTTTACTGCTCATGAAGATGTCATACTGTCATTTATTCATCAGCCTCCCTTAGGATGACGAAAATTGTCAGTTTCCAATCTGAACAGATGGGGACTGGAGACACAACTTTTAAAACACTCCATTTCTTAATGGCTTACACTCTGCAAGTTTCAGCACCTACAATCTACCAAGATCAAGGACCTTAATAAACGGTGTAACATCCTAAAAGTAGCCAATCACTTCAGTATAAGCCATTCAGAGCCCAAAGTCTGAAGAATGACCAaaatcaaatctttattttttataactgtaTAAATGTGATCCAAATGTGTCCACCACTAGTTTTTCCAAAAGAAACATGCTATAAATAAGCAAACTACAACTGTTCACTGTTATGTATGGACTCCCTAGATGTCTCATTGGGCTTAATTATAGACCACTCACAGTAATAGCTTTTTAGTATCAAGTGTAGCATGATGTTAAGCCATTTTAGCTTTTGCACATACATGTTGCACTTCTGGCTGATAATGGAGAAAAATTTGCAGCATTACACTGTTAAGCTAAGTTGTATCCATCCTTTTAAATGGCATCAATATCAATGTCATCATCCTTGTTGTCAGACTTCACAGTTTCAACTTTTGGTACACTGGCAGTCTTCGAATATACCACCTGATAAGATAAATCATTTCATCaattaaacatacacacagagcaacCACTCCTAGTTCTAtcattggtttttaatttttttgagattatgacagtatttttcctttccttactttCCCAAGAACCCCCTTCAGATTCATGGcatttcctcttccattttggagttttgagacagggcttcttagCATAGCCTctagttgtcttggaactcaggagatcttaagccttctgagtgctaggattaaaggtatgtgcccatgtctttctgtatttgtttatcttaataGATTATAGCTGGTTAGACTTTATCTTTAATCTGAAATTTGGAACTACACTTGAAAACTACAGTTTGAGGCTAACCAGGGAGGGCtatataaagggaaacatttaaaaaaaaaaaaaaaaaacctccaacaTTCATTACCAACCAAGTAATGTTCCTTAGCTTTTACCTCAATAttttcatcttcatcttcttcctcacCACCAGAAgattcttcctctgcttccttcaaCCATTTAATAAATGGTTCTGCTTTGACACGAATCTCTTTGGCAAGTTCTTTTGAGACATATTTCTTAGAGGCCTAAAAAAGTTCAAAATTTTCCTCAGTGAAGActtgaaaatatacttttaattacTTGTACGATAAGCTATTTAAAGGGACTgggccgccgggcggtggtggcgcacgtctttaatcccagcacttgggaggcagaggcaggcgaatctctgtgagttcgagaccagcctggtctacaagagctagttccaggacaggcacaggctccaaaaccacagagaaaccctgtctcgaaaaaccaaaaaaaaaaaaaaaaaaaaaaaaaaaaagggactggGCTATCCCCTAATTTTCAACAGTATATTCATACTAAACAATTCCTGCTGCCTCAACTCAAAAATTCCATCAGATTAACATAGGAATTCAACAAGGTATACAAGAGTCTAAAGATTACTTCTTCATAACCCACCCCACCAGCTGTTTTGATgcttctgaaacttcacaaggGCTCCCCACCTTTTCCGACCAGCTGATGATAACCTCTTCTTCTAAAAGGTCTGCATCATACATCTCCTTCAAGATATGTGGAATCTTGGAGATCAGCTGAGCTTGATGCATTGCTACCACACATTCCAAACCATGAAGAAGGTACCGCTGAGCCTTTTTGTTGTTATGACAAAACTGCAAGTAGACAGCATCAACAATCATCCCTGCTCTAAGATAATTCAGTAattaaacattcattttcttaatgCATTGCACATGGAACAGTGGCTTAGAAAAGGTCATGCACAGATACTCTTACCATTCGCAGGTGCTCCCACACCTACTTTCAGGACAACCATATAGTGGGCGGAAGCGATCTAAAGTCACAGTCTAAGGTCACAATCTTGACTTAAAACCCCCAAAAGGTCTCTTACTCTTAAGAAATGGCGCCTGTATTTCTTGATCTGCTCTCTTATCTTCTCATTAAAGAGAACTTCAGTCAAAACGAGAGGACCCATGGCTTTTACAtccagtctttctgcctcagcaACAATTTCTTTATCAGATGAATCAATAatgccctcttctttctttttctggaaatAAAGCAATTCAATTAAGTATAGGCTTTTTTTTTGCTATACTAGAGAGAACAATCTTCCTCCTCCAGGATTTCTACCCAATTTATGCAAGTATACTCACTGTACTTCCTTTAGTATGTTTCTTaaataagcaaagaagaaaaacaatacaagcCATGGTGTGGGggggatgatggctcagtgattaagagcacaggctgctgttgaggatgtgggttcaatttcaagcacccaaatggtggctcagaactatctgttactccagttccaggggctccaacctCACACTGAgtatatatataggcaaaacaccactacatattaaataaaaaaatcattaacacacacgcacaaagGGCCGgctggtagtggcacacacctttaatcctagcacctcggagcaaaggcaggtggatctgagttcgaggctagcctgctctacagagcaaatttcaggagaGTCAatgctacacacagagaaaccatatatGGGGGAGGTGGGAACGACCAATCCACTgcccattaaaaacaaacacacaaacaaaaaaccccatacaaataaaaacgaatttaaaaaaaaaaacctcacaatcaaaacaacaacaaaaaacaaagggaagggtatggtaacacacacattttaatcccagcagggatTAGAAGATCTGTGAGCCCTCTGGTTTCCacgaattccaggatagccagggctaaagAGAATCAATCTTCAAAACAAAAGCTGGGAGgcggtggtgcattcctttaatcccaacacttgggaggcagaggcaggaggatctccgagtaggaggccaacctggttcacaagacctagttccaggacaggctccaaagctacagagaaaaaccctgtctcaaaaaaccaatcaaacacacacaaacaaaatccaaagatATCAGAGAAAACGTTAACCAATTATAAACACAACAAACATTTGAAAGGCCAAAGGCCATGTGATGTGTATTATTTGTAGATCAAACAAATTTACCTTAACAAAATCAAACAGGATGTTAACACGCTCTTCTACAGTTCTTTCCAAATCGTCACTGAGTGTCAGAACTTTTGCATGATCACTGATTTCATCCATTCTGCGCCTCTGAGCCTCCTCAGTTGTATCCTCCCCCCAAtcatcatcctcctcctcttcctggttaaacaaaaccaaagaccTTTAAATAGTGGTATTAGTCATATTAACAGGATCCAGCCCCTTTGCCCACAGACCCTGTTTTATCAGCCCAGAGCCTCTATCTTCCACATTctgtaaacaacaacaaaaaatgctaAGCAGGTTCAAAATATATTCAGTTTAGCTCAACTTAAGTACCAATATTAGAGTTTTAACAGTGCACTACATTAGTAAATCAAACTTTTTGGTTATTTCAACCAAACAGCAGGTTTTTAACACAATTTTAAGTGCCCTACACTCACCTCGGCGTGTGGAGGAGGACTAATTTCAtttggtggtggaggtggtggtgtctCACTGCTGGATACGGAGCCATTTTCCTTGTCCTTgccctttctattttttttttccttttctttctttcctgtaccACTGTCACTATTCTCTACAGGGAAACAAAAGTCAACTTAGTCCTATAGTTTATGTATCACTGACTACAAGATTTAAATCCTACCCTCTATCACAACTTTCCTCAGTAAAATCAACACAACAAAACTTAGAA includes the following:
- the Eif5 gene encoding eukaryotic translation initiation factor 5 — encoded protein: MSVNVNRSVSDQFYRYKMPRLIAKVEGKGNGIKTVIVNMVDVAKALNRPPTYPTKYFGCELGAQTQFDVKNDRYIVNGSHEANKLQDMLDGFIKKFVLCPECENPETDLHVNPKKQTIGNSCKACGYRGMLDTHHKLCTFILKNPPENSDSGTGKKEKEKKNRKGKDKENGSVSSSETPPPPPPNEISPPPHAEEEEEDDDWGEDTTEEAQRRRMDEISDHAKVLTLSDDLERTVEERVNILFDFVKKKKEEGIIDSSDKEIVAEAERLDVKAMGPLVLTEVLFNEKIREQIKKYRRHFLRFCHNNKKAQRYLLHGLECVVAMHQAQLISKIPHILKEMYDADLLEEEVIISWSEKASKKYVSKELAKEIRVKAEPFIKWLKEAEEESSGGEEEDEDENIEVVYSKTASVPKVETVKSDNKDDDIDIDAI